A region of Myxococcales bacterium DNA encodes the following proteins:
- the ybeY gene encoding rRNA maturation RNase YbeY: protein MIASAPRAGAAPGAQVDLAFDRGLAEAFDRTAVRRCVRRMVAAAAATEGRGLEAAFRFTRDPAIHALNRDYRAKDQPTDVLAFAQREGPPGATDAGVLGDVIISVETARRQAKRRGPAGLTHELCFLAAHGLCHLLGYDHPTARAERIMNARMAALLAAAAAPGPVRAA, encoded by the coding sequence GTGATCGCGTCGGCGCCGCGCGCCGGGGCCGCGCCGGGGGCGCAGGTCGACCTCGCGTTCGATCGCGGCCTGGCCGAGGCGTTCGATCGCACCGCGGTGCGCCGGTGCGTGCGGCGGATGGTGGCGGCGGCGGCGGCCACCGAGGGCCGCGGGCTCGAGGCCGCGTTCCGGTTCACGCGCGATCCGGCGATCCACGCGCTCAACCGCGACTACCGGGCCAAGGACCAGCCGACCGACGTGCTGGCGTTCGCGCAGCGCGAGGGGCCGCCCGGCGCCACCGACGCCGGCGTCCTCGGCGACGTGATCATCTCGGTCGAGACCGCGCGGCGCCAGGCCAAGCGCCGGGGCCCGGCCGGGCTCACCCACGAGCTGTGCTTCCTCGCGGCCCACGGGCTGTGCCACCTGCTCGGCTACGATCACCCGACGGCCCGGGCCGAGCGGATCATGAACGCGCGCATGGCGGCGCTGCTCGCCGCCGCGGCCGCGCCCGGGCCCGTCCGCGCGGCGTGA
- a CDS encoding response regulator, whose amino-acid sequence MAATLHVLVVEDDPVTAFNIEHALRRSPEVATLTHASDGRDALDRLRRGRLVGARVVVLTDLSMPRMSGFELAAAIRADPRLRGLPILVLTTSTAEADRAAARALGVDAYIVKSDTSAPLAEVRAWLGNYAAGLAAA is encoded by the coding sequence ATGGCCGCGACGCTTCATGTGCTGGTGGTCGAGGATGACCCCGTCACCGCGTTCAACATCGAGCACGCCCTGCGACGCAGCCCGGAGGTCGCGACGCTCACCCACGCGAGCGACGGGCGCGACGCCCTCGACCGCCTGCGCCGCGGTCGGCTCGTCGGCGCCCGGGTCGTCGTCTTGACGGATCTCTCGATGCCGCGGATGTCGGGGTTCGAGCTCGCCGCGGCGATCCGGGCCGACCCGAGGCTGCGCGGGCTGCCGATCCTGGTCCTGACGACGTCGACGGCCGAGGCCGATCGCGCGGCCGCGCGCGCGCTGGGCGTGGACGCCTACATCGTCAAGTCCGACACGAGCGCACCCCTCGCCGAGGTGCGGGCGTGGTTAGGGAACTACGCCGCCGGGCTCGCCGCCGCGTAG
- a CDS encoding sigma-54-dependent Fis family transcriptional regulator — translation MSGSILIVDNDVDGVAMLRGALRSRGYEVEAVDSGAAALDWLALRPVDLVLAHLRMPGMSGVELCSALRDAHPDLLTIVVSGDGTLGGAIGAIRAGAYDYIAKPIDLEALGIALERAIAHVSLRRELLRLRGEVAAARPIASIVGNSPALRKVVELVHKVADSDATVLIVGETGTGKELFARAIHDGSPRRELPFAAINCAAVPAALLESELFGHVKGSFTDARRSRPGLFVEAGGGTVFLDEIGEMPLEMQVKLLRVLQERRVRPIGGEGEVPFEARVIAATNRDLEADVAEKRFREDLYYRVNVVQIPLPPLRARPGDLLMLAHHFIQKIATRTGKAVVGVSPEAAQVLVDYDWPGNVRELENCLERAIALTCSNQIAVDDLPEKVRRHQRAILATATGMPSELISLAEVERRYVRQVLNAAGGNKSVAARILGIDRRSLYRRLEDTPSGAEHAIAST, via the coding sequence ATGAGTGGGAGCATCCTGATCGTCGACAACGACGTAGATGGTGTGGCGATGTTGCGGGGCGCGCTGCGCAGCCGCGGCTACGAGGTGGAGGCCGTGGACTCCGGGGCGGCGGCGCTCGACTGGCTCGCGCTGCGGCCGGTCGATCTGGTCCTGGCGCACCTCCGCATGCCGGGCATGTCAGGGGTCGAGCTCTGCTCCGCGCTGCGCGACGCGCACCCGGATCTCCTCACGATCGTCGTCAGCGGCGACGGCACCCTCGGCGGCGCGATCGGGGCGATCCGCGCGGGCGCCTACGACTACATCGCCAAGCCGATCGATCTCGAGGCTCTGGGCATCGCGCTCGAGCGCGCGATCGCCCACGTGTCGCTGCGGCGTGAGCTCCTCCGCCTCCGGGGGGAGGTGGCCGCGGCGCGGCCGATCGCGAGCATCGTCGGCAACAGCCCGGCGCTGCGCAAGGTGGTCGAGCTCGTCCACAAGGTCGCCGACAGCGACGCGACCGTGCTGATCGTCGGCGAGACCGGCACCGGCAAGGAGCTGTTCGCGCGCGCCATCCACGACGGGTCGCCGCGGCGCGAGCTGCCGTTCGCCGCCATCAACTGCGCGGCGGTGCCGGCGGCGCTGCTCGAGAGCGAGCTGTTCGGCCACGTCAAGGGCTCGTTCACCGACGCCCGCCGGTCGCGCCCGGGCCTGTTCGTCGAGGCCGGCGGCGGCACGGTCTTCCTCGACGAGATCGGCGAGATGCCGCTCGAGATGCAGGTCAAGCTCCTGCGCGTGCTCCAGGAGCGGCGGGTGCGCCCGATCGGCGGCGAAGGCGAGGTCCCGTTCGAGGCGCGCGTCATCGCCGCGACCAACCGCGACCTCGAGGCGGACGTCGCGGAGAAGCGCTTCCGCGAGGATCTCTACTACCGCGTCAACGTCGTCCAGATCCCGCTGCCGCCGCTGCGGGCGCGCCCCGGTGACCTCCTGATGCTGGCCCACCACTTCATCCAGAAGATCGCGACGCGCACTGGCAAGGCCGTGGTCGGCGTCAGCCCCGAGGCGGCCCAGGTCCTGGTCGACTACGACTGGCCCGGCAACGTGCGCGAGCTCGAGAACTGCCTCGAGCGCGCGATCGCGCTCACGTGCTCGAACCAGATCGCCGTCGACGATCTCCCCGAGAAGGTCCGTCGTCACCAGCGCGCGATCCTCGCCACCGCGACCGGGATGCCCAGCGAGCTGATCTCGCTGGCCGAGGTCGAGCGCCGCTACGTCCGGCAGGTCCTCAACGCCGCCGGCGGCAACAAGAGCGTGGCCGCCCGGATCCTCGGCATCGATCGCCGCTCGCTGTACCGGCGCCTCGAGGACACGCCCTCGGGCGCCGAGCACGCCATCGCCAGTACTTGA
- a CDS encoding adenylate/guanylate cyclase domain-containing protein, which yields MFDDADPCLTGSEARLWRLIDERSAPGADRAAIDRRIWDLFGETWAVMFTDLDGFSRRVAEFGILHFLQVIREHHRLLLPVIIDHDGILLKTEADSFLLLFRRVETALACARAMMVRCAQANVGRAPEDQLLLCLGIGYGHVLRIGDHDVFGAEVNAASKLGEDTAGAGDILLTAAAAAALAGPGDLRTERVEPEVAVAPGSVRLLA from the coding sequence ATGTTCGACGACGCGGATCCGTGCCTGACCGGATCGGAGGCGCGGCTGTGGCGCTTGATCGACGAGCGCAGCGCCCCGGGCGCCGACCGCGCGGCGATCGACCGACGGATCTGGGATCTCTTCGGCGAGACCTGGGCGGTGATGTTCACCGACCTCGATGGGTTCTCGCGGCGCGTGGCCGAGTTCGGGATCCTGCACTTCCTGCAGGTCATCCGCGAGCACCACCGGCTGCTGCTGCCGGTGATCATCGACCACGACGGCATCCTGCTCAAGACCGAGGCCGACAGCTTCTTGCTGCTGTTCCGACGGGTCGAGACCGCGCTGGCGTGCGCCCGGGCGATGATGGTGCGCTGCGCGCAGGCGAACGTCGGGCGCGCGCCCGAGGACCAGCTCTTGCTGTGCCTGGGCATCGGCTACGGCCACGTGCTGCGCATCGGCGATCACGACGTCTTCGGCGCCGAGGTCAACGCCGCCAGCAAGCTCGGCGAGGACACCGCCGGCGCCGGCGACATCTTGCTCACCGCCGCGGCCGCCGCGGCCCTGGCCGGACCCGGCGACCTCCGGACCGAGCGGGTCGAGCCCGAGGTCGCGGTCGCGCCGGGCAGCGTGCGGCTGCTGGCGTAG
- a CDS encoding DUF3494 domain-containing protein yields the protein MNRRLRLRHLASVFLLLIAAGCGDDGGSATGPDAGGPVPRVLSTVPLDGVGAVAINASISATFSEAMAPSALTGATFTLASDTAPIAGTVIYTDATAVFWPAAHLAIDSTFTATITTGAKSAQGVALAADYTWTFTTGSTVTAGLPVALATAGDFVMLAKSGIATVPTSAVTGDVGVSPIAASFITGFSLTADSSNTFSTSPQVTGRVYAADFAAPTPAKLTAAVGAMELAFTDAAGRAPDVTELGAGDIGGRTIAAGVYKWGTGLLIPTDVTLTGSATDVWIFQIAQDLTMSSGARIVLAGDAQAQNVFWQVAGLVELGTTAHCEGIVLSQTAINLRTGASINGRLLAQTAINIDGSTVTEPTP from the coding sequence ATGAACCGACGCCTTCGCCTACGACACCTGGCCTCCGTGTTCCTGTTGCTCATCGCCGCCGGCTGCGGCGATGACGGAGGATCGGCCACCGGGCCCGACGCTGGGGGCCCCGTACCGCGGGTGCTCTCGACCGTCCCCCTCGACGGCGTCGGCGCCGTCGCCATCAACGCCAGCATCAGCGCGACCTTCAGCGAGGCGATGGCGCCCAGCGCGCTGACCGGGGCCACGTTCACGCTGGCCTCCGACACCGCGCCGATCGCGGGCACCGTCATCTACACCGACGCGACCGCGGTCTTCTGGCCGGCCGCGCACCTCGCGATCGACAGCACCTTCACCGCGACCATCACGACCGGCGCGAAGAGCGCCCAGGGCGTCGCGCTCGCGGCGGACTACACCTGGACGTTCACGACCGGCTCGACGGTGACCGCCGGGCTGCCGGTGGCGCTGGCGACCGCCGGTGACTTCGTGATGCTCGCCAAGAGCGGGATCGCGACCGTGCCCACCTCGGCCGTCACGGGCGACGTCGGCGTCAGCCCGATCGCCGCCAGCTTCATCACCGGCTTCTCGCTGACCGCCGACAGCAGCAACACGTTCTCGACGTCGCCGCAGGTGACCGGGCGGGTCTACGCGGCCGACTTCGCGGCGCCGACGCCGGCCAAGCTGACCGCCGCGGTCGGCGCGATGGAGCTCGCCTTCACCGACGCCGCCGGGCGCGCGCCCGACGTCACCGAGCTCGGCGCCGGCGACATCGGCGGGCGCACCATCGCCGCGGGCGTCTACAAGTGGGGCACGGGGCTGCTGATCCCGACCGACGTCACGCTCACCGGGAGCGCCACCGACGTCTGGATCTTCCAGATCGCCCAGGACCTCACGATGAGCAGCGGCGCGCGCATCGTCCTGGCCGGCGACGCCCAGGCCCAGAACGTGTTCTGGCAGGTCGCGGGCCTGGTCGAGCTCGGCACCACGGCGCACTGCGAGGGCATCGTGCTGTCCCAGACCGCGATCAACCTGCGCACCGGGGCGTCGATCAACGGCCGGCTCCTGGCGCAGACCGCGATCAACATCGACGGCAGCACGGTGACCGAGCCCACGCCGTAG